The Rhododendron vialii isolate Sample 1 chromosome 6a, ASM3025357v1 genome includes a window with the following:
- the LOC131329600 gene encoding indole-3-acetate O-methyltransferase 1 encodes MAPPAADNVVVSSNKLERLLSMKGGKGEASYANNCQAQAQHARSMLHLLEETLDGVQLDSPPPAVPFVVADLGCSSGTNTIFIVEVIINHMIKRYEAMGFDPPEFSAFFSDLPSNDFNTLFQLLPPLAKDGGSMEECLASDGHRRSYFAAAVPGSFYGRLFPVGSVDVFYSAFSLHWCSQVPDAVLDKRSTAYNKGKIFIHGANESTANAYRVQFQSDLARFLRSRSLEMKSGGSMFLVCLGRNSVDPTDQGGAGLLFGTHFQDAWDDLVQEGLITSEKRDDFNIPVYAPSLQDFKEVVEADGSFAINKLELFRGGSPLVVSCPDDAAEVGRALANSCRAVSGVLVDAHIGDRLSEELFSRVASRATSHAKVLLEQLQFTHIVASLSFA; translated from the exons ATGGCTCCCCCAGCAGCAGACAATGTTGTTGTTTCTAGCAACAAGCTTGAGAGGTTGCTTAGCATGAAAGGAGGCAAAGGAGAGGCTAGCTATGCCAATAACTGCCAAGCCCAG GCACAACATGCTCGATCGATGCTTCATTTGCTGGAAGAAACCCTAGATGGGGTCCAGCTCGACTCCCCGCCGCCGGCGGTCCCTTTCGTCGTGGCCGACTTAGGTTGCTCCTCGGGCACCAACACAATCTTCATCGTGGAAGTGATCATCAACCACATGATCAAGAGGTACGAGGCAATGGGCTTCGACCCGCCAGAGTTTTCGGCGTTCTTCTCTGACCTCCCGTCGAATGACTTCAACACCCTCTTCCAACTGCTGCCGCCGTTGGCTAAGGACGGCGGTAGCATGGAGGAGTGTTTGGCTTCTGATGGCCACCGCCGGTCCTACTTTGCCGCCGCTGTTCCGGGATCGTTTTATGGGAGGCTGTTTCCGGTCGGATCGGTTGACGTTTTCTACTCTGCTTTTTCCTTGCACTGGTGCTCTcag GTGCCCGACGCCGTGTTAGACAAAAGATCAACGGCTTACAACAAAGGAAAGATTTTCATCCACGGTGCAAATGAGAGCACAGCAAATGCTTACAGGGTGCAGTTCCAGAGTGATTTGGCCAGGTTTCTCAGATCAAGATCACTGGAGATGAAGAGTGGCGGGTCCATGTTCCTGGTTTGCTTGGGAAGGAACTCTGTGGACCCAACAGACCAAGGTGGGGCCGGCCTCCTCTTCGGGACCCACTTTCAGGATGCTTGGGATGATCTTGTCCAAGAG ggcctCATAACAAGTGAGAAACGTGACGATTTCAACATCCCTGTGTACGCGCCGAGCCTACAAGACTTCAAGGAGGTAGTCGAAGCCGACGGCTCGTTCGCCATAAACAAGCTCGAGCTGTTCAGAGGAGGGAGCCCGCTCGTGGTGAGCTGCCCCGACGACGCAGCCGAGGTCGGTCGAGCCCTGGCTAACAGCTGCAGAGCCGTGAGCGGAGTCCTAGTCGACGCGCACATCGGTGACCGGCTCAGCGAGGAGCTGTTTTCGCGGGTCGCGAGCCGAGCCACTAGCCATGCAAAAGTGCTTTTGGAGCAGCTTCAGTTCACCCACATTGTggcttctctttcttttgcttAG